The region GGCTCTGCACTCCCCGACCAGCCCGGGGAGAAAGGAATGGCTCAGTCAGCAGGCCAGGGCCACTGGAGCGATGAAAAGATAATTCTCCCCCCCACCGCCGCTGGACCTCATGCGGCGTCAAACCATTTGTGAGCAGTGACACAGCCAGATTGGGCCGAAAGGATATGAGTGGGAAACTTCAAAACCTGCTCATGTTTCTGCGAACGTGAAAGGATTTGTATAACACATTCAGATTTGATGGACTTTCCCATGTTCACTCTGGACAGCCCTTTTTTGTTGACATGTTCAAATAATGAATCTCTTATGTGTAGgatcccttttttccccccctgctCCCTAGTCCTGTTTCTAGTTGTCAGGTAGGGATGCTGTGCGGACCATTCTATCGTCTGTCCCAAGCTTATGGAGAACCGCTGACTCGTTGGCTTCCAGGATCCAGGGTGAGTGGTTCTACTTCTCGCAGAGCAACCATCTGCCTTTTTACCTCAGGCTGTCAGGAAAAGCATTATCTGCTGTCAGAGCTAGAGACGCTAACTATAAACTTGGTGCAATTACTCCTTTAATTTAGCTGTTCCTCAGGACTGAAAGTCTTTATCTGTGACTGACAACGATTATGTGATAACAGGTTTTCACAGAACAATGAGATGTGCACACAGAGATAAGCCATTATACTTGACAAAATAACCATAGCTACCAGCACATTATCCACCATAATTTCTTATAACTTTGCTGCCAAAGCTGCAGGTGTTTAAAGATAATTCCATGTGACATTTGTCTGCTTTGATTCTGGTTGGCAAGCATATGAAAAATGTTCCCCTGAAGTCACAAACTGTTGCGAAATAACTGAAATCACCTGGGAAAATCTTTCCCTCTGACATTAGCACACTTTGAATAGAATATCTTGTTTTTTCTCAGCAAAAATAATTAGATATACAATATGATGGATCACTTTCTGTTTTACTTTTCTGAAGTGTCAGATGAAGTGCATAGACTGGATTTCTTACATTAAGTGCAAATTCTTGCTCTGTTTCAGGTGCTGAAATGGAACATATATTTCTGATTCTTTTAGTGTTTAGTAAGGTCTTATCACTTGGAGCTCAATTCAATGGATACAACTGTGACGCCAACTTTCACAGCCGCTTCCCCGGTGAGGAACTCAACATTTTTTCTTTCAGAATTACTGGATGGAATTTACATGTGAGGAAAGTTATCCTCAAACTAGCATATTCCAAGGAGGAGATGAATTATTTTGTCCACATACCAGTTCCTgatttgtgatttaaacataatgtaagtaattttaaaatttttatatctatatcgtgtgtgtgtgtgtgtgtgtgtgtgtgtgtgtgtgtgtgtgtgtgtgtgtgtgtgtgtgtgtgtgtgtgtgtgtgtcgtgtgtgtgtgtgtgtgtgtgtgtgtgtgtgtgtgtgtgttgtgcatgcgtgtgtgtgtgtgtgtgtcttgcagCGGGAGAGGGATATCAGTGTGTACTGTGGGGTGCAGACCATCACCCTCAAGATAAACTTCTGCCCTGTCCTATTTTCTGGCTACACCGACACCGACCTGGCTCTTAATGGTCGCCATGGAGATGCCCACTGCCGCGGTTTCATCAATAACAACACCTTTCCCACTGTAGTAATCTTTAGTATCAGCCTGGCGACTCTGGAGTCCTGTGGCAATTCCCTGGTGGTAAGAAAAGCAGCAATGGTATAAATAGCTTGTTTTACAGATTTTACAGTATTACTGTAAGCATTACTGATACTGAACATTGCTGATGATGGAGTTGGATTTGGGGCTTTAACTGTTATGGTTATGTTGTTGTTAAGGTAATTAAGACCTATCTGAAATAATACCAATAGCTTTGAGAAAATAGCATTAAAGCTAATAAAAATATAGTTTACTATAAAGAGTGGATAATGTAAGGTTTTAGAAATGAGACATGCATTGTAGGCAATTCCTGCTGAcaatcattatatatatatatatatatatatataatataggcAGAACAACCCAAACTAAAGctgaaaactttaaaaacagcaaaaagcCTCCCAGCAGTTTGTAGAAAAAGATCAGATATGTCTTTTATGTATTTCAGCCAGCATTCTCGTTCACAGTATCCATGTTTTGATGTTGACAAGTTGAGTTTTTCTTTCATAGGAATGTAGTCCAGCACTCGTTATATCGGTAAAGGGACTGCTGTTGGATCTTAGGCTCTGTTACGATGATGAGTGAAAAAACTATTctaaaaaactgtttaaaggGAGTTTAAAGTGAATCTCTGCTGCTTTTCTCCGTGTTTTTGCTGAGTGTTGAGCTGGATGAGGTGAGACAAATTCCTGGGGGTGCGTTCTCAGATAAAACCCCCTGTCCAGTGTGCCCACAGTAAGAAAATGGTGGTCGGTTGGCGAGCCAGGAGGACTGTTACCCACACTGATGTTGTTCGCTGCAGGTCTCCACAGCTCAAGGACCCAACGCTTATGGGAACCTGTCCCTGGTGCAGATTGGAAACATATCAGGATATATCGACACACCAGATCCCCCCACCATCATCAGCTACCTGCCAGGTCTGCTGTACAAGTTCAGCTGCAGTTACCCACTGGAATACCTGGTCAACAACACACAGCTGGCCTCGTAAGTCTCTCTGCCACTTTTAAATGGGTTTACAGTGCTTTAGTGGGGGTGCTACAGAAAGCCATACATTGAAATGAGTACAATTTGTTGTTGGCGCTATTAGCTTTGAAAATCTTACATTGTTCTGCCCAACAAGTGGGACTAGCTAATTATTAAATATCATGCAATGCATTAATTCTGTATCAGAGACGGTGCTCATTAATCTGTAAGGTCATGTCGGAGGCTGAAGTTTGTGATAATTTGAATCATGCCAACTGgatgaacaaaataaaagaaacacatccaatatataattaatacaaCACAGTACTGAATTTCTGTTAGTTTGTCCCCCATGATGGACAAAATATTGTGTATAAATATAATGCATTCAGAGACAACACCACCACAAAATGTGGCCTAAAAATAACAATTACCAAGACACAGGGTCAACAAAACAAGACCAATCTCAGCTTCAGAAACATTATTACCTTCACAAGGGgctattgttttatatttcctCATATTTCACAAGTGTTTAAATTAGCTATGAgaaactttcagtttgtgttgattctagcggcccctTTGGACAAACGCGGTAGTGTTTAACCACCCCTACTTCGTAAAGATCTTTCTAGCGTGTGCTGGCTGATgctgaaatgtaatgtcaacGAGAAAAAAGCATGTATTACCCACTGTATTACAGAATTTGCGTTAcagggaggtcatatagttgcacTGGGaccaaagaaaatagtaggtcaacacaaacacggactgaaaagaaataaaaagcgggctaaatggaagggggtcATAATTTAACCtaggctactgacgtacaaccacatcatgcaatctaaagttattttataaatgaaaatagacatattacaatTACAAAAAGAAATAGACATATTTCTTACTAGGAGGAAGAGGGCCAATTCAGAGTcagttttttaatcatttaccATCCTGTAATTGTCTTCTGTTAAAAGCCATACTgatgtctttcactttcccttttagattttagttgtttctttgtttaatttccttcttttatgtgatggtcctgccccagtatcagacATAACTAAAatagataacttctaaaataaaataaaaatacaattaggcctaaaTAAGAAactctcctgctaccttttacctggctaatacactaacacaggctttacCGGTGTTacaccgaaatctgtgacccatcagaaatcattttgtgacttcgcAGAAAAAATCTGACCTgggcaaaggcattaataaaaactatataaaaaaatgtcactgtTAGTCTCATTTGCTGTTataggtcatttatgatcatcagatggaaaatttaaacattcagaaacatttaaaagttcctCGTAGTTACTTTAAGTTATTGTGTCCCCCTcctgtatttaaaatgtatcgAACCAGTCACAGGATCTTGTGGAAAATAAAATCCCACAATTTTTCAGAGCCTATGTATACAATAAGGCTAAATTCAAATGAGCTACAGTAATATTGATATGAAAATAGAGATTTATGATCagaattttaaattttatattatatttatatttataaaagcTTGTCTCAACTCTGCCCAGTATGATTCAGATATATTGTGAAAACAATGTGTATGTCATCAGTTGAATTTGGTAAAATGAGAAATAGAACtttggtttttttcttcttttttaatattGTGAATATTAGCAAGTAAAGTAACGTTTATACttacataattattttctcattttaaaaagATGCAAATGCCAGCATCAGGCAACGGTCACTTAAAATACTGGAATCCCCTTTAAAAAGGTTCTTGGCAGCTTTGATCTTTTCTTTAGGTTAGGCAAAAATAAGCCTTGGCTTCAGCCTATTCCTTTTTCGAATAGCTATGGCGGCAAATTGTGGGAAATAATTGTTTCTTTCATATatgttaactgaaataaaatgattcatcatcatcatcattcatcatcatctttttctttattgaagGTCAGCAGCTGCAATCTCAGTGAAGGAAAGCAATGGTACTTTCATCAGCACGTTGAATCTACTGCTTTACAATGTAAGTAAACATCAGTCGCGTCTAATAGCTGTTATTTAGCTGTTGCACTGGAGACAAAGTTATATACCAAAGTCATCTAAGTCAGCATGCATTAAAGAGCGTATGACGCTCTACAGCTATGTTAAATGTATCTGCACATTTTACATCTGCAAATGCATCTTCAGCAATTTCTGAGAATGATGATCCATGTGCGAGATGGGTAGGATATCATAGGCTCAGAAACCCTTTTATGCAGCCCAAGTAGGCAGCAAATTACCTCTAATCCTGTAATTGCAGAATATTATACTCAATTTACCCCATAATTCATGTCAAACCTTATGCTAAATTCACTTTTCAATTTGAACCAAACACTAATAAATGTGGTTGTAGAAACCAGATGATAGATATGCAGGGATTCAAGAAGTGTGGTGAAACTGAACAAATCACTCTCAACAGGATGAAAGAAAGAATCAGAAAACATACTGAAATCCTATTGTGGTTTATGTACAGGACTCATCATACATTCAGCAGCTGTCCATCCCCATGGCAGGATTGACCCTGAAGACGCGGGTGTTTGCAGCTGTAAAAGCTTCTAACCTGGATAGGAGGTATTTAATCAACATTTTGCAATTCAATCTGACTACGCTATTTGCGTTTAGGCGGCTTGCTAGTAGCTTGCTGCTGATATTGATTGTGAACTTCTAGATGGCGGTCCTTCAAATACGTGATCAAACTGGTGGTGTTGAAGAATTTGGCACAGCATCCTGCTCACATTACTTTGACCTTGCAAGTATTGCATACTGCACTTGcgagtctttttttttaccatgaaAAATGTCCAGacagttagctagttagctctGCCTTACTCTGCCTCTAATTGGCTTACCCTGGTTTTCTTActaaccaatctcactcctcatgtctaaacctaaccaatccaaccaaCGAAGGCAACAagtactagccagtcagaggcTAGGGAGGGACTTGTCGCGTCGCTAATTACTGCGGCTTTTGATTAGCACTTATAGTAGCCAATAGCGCTGAATCTCTAAAGCTAACCTGGCTAACTAGCTAATGATAAATAAACTAAAGTTAACAGCAGTTAGCGGTTATCTGTCCAAAACGAATAAAATCACCACAGCACTGTATTGACATCAAACTGTTCTTAAATCATATATTGCCTCTTAATGTCAAGTCCAAATTGTTTccctttacttgaggtcaaggaaatgttcatgacacaattataatgGTCTCATGACAGCCAATGTAACGACCAAACACTTATGACactttaatgtaatgttaacacataaagctAAATCATTTCTTTAAGTTTGATAATAAGGTCTACtatgacatatttttgttgttattgttatttagTCTTACTTAATGTCAAGTTTtcataacacaaacatctcaaacaatgctaactttgcattaaaagtattataattaaataaagccaataaccgacaagaaagagttggttgagtcatgaatatgcattgtggaagtagcctacgtgctaacactgctgcagtgatggttcaaccagctccttcttgttggttattggctggaacactgtttgttatgtttggtggtgcaggttggtgcagtttgtttttgttgccatttgaggagcctgggctgtcttcagagaccgcgtttttttacagtgtgttcaggggacaggcagctagtagatagtgaggagatgttttttacagtgtgttcaggggacaggcagctagcagacagtgaggagatgttttttacagtgtgttcaggggacaggcagctagcagatagtgaggagatgttttttacagtgtgttcaggggacacagctagcagatagtgaggagatgttttttacagtgtgttcaggggacagacagctagcagatagtgaggagatgttttttacagtgtgttcaggggacagacagctagcagatagtgaggagatgtttttacagtgtgttcaggggacaggcagctagcagatagtgaggagatgtttttttacagtgtgttcaggggacaggcagctagcggatggtgaggagatgtttttacagtgtgttcaggggaaggcagctagcggatagtgaggagatgtttttacagtgtgttcaggggacagacagacagctagcagatagtgaggagatgtttttacagtgtgttcaggggacaggcagctagcagatagtgaggagatgtttttacagtgtgttcaggggacaggcagctagcagatagtgaggagatgtttttacagtgtgttcaggggacaggcagctagcggatagtgaggagatgttttttacagtgtgttcagtggacagacagctagcgcgatagtgaggagatgttttttcagtgtgttcaggggacagacagctagcggatagtgaggagatgttttttacagtgtgttcatgggacagacagctagcagatagtgaggagatgtttttacagtgtgttcaggggacaggcagctagcagatagtgagggagatgtttttacagtgtgttcaggggacagacagctagcggatagtgaggggatgtttttacagtgtgttcaggagacagacagctagcggatagtgaggagatgttttttacagtgtgttcaggggacagacagctagcggatagtgaggagatgtttttacagtgtgttcagggaacaggcagctagcggatagtgaggagatgtttttacagtgtgttcagggaacaggcagctagcggatagtgaggagatgtttttacagtgtgttcagggaacaggcagctagcagatagtgaggagatgtttacagtgtgttcaggggacaggcagctcagcagatagtgaggagatgttttttactgtgtgttcaggagacaggcagctagcagatagtgaggagatgtttttacagtgtgttcagggggacaggcagctagcagatagtgaggagatgttttttactgtgtgttcaggagacaggcagctagcagatagtgaggagatgttttacgtgtgttcaggggacaggcagctagcagatagtgaggagatgtttttacagtgtgttcaggggacagacagctagcagatagtgaggtgatgtttttacagtgtgttcaggggacagacagctagcagatagtgaggagatgttttttacagtgtgttcaggggacagacagctagcagatagtgaggagatgtttttacagtgtgttcaggggacagacagctagcagatagtgaggtgatgttttttacagtgtgttcaggggacaggcagctagcagcagAGATGGGGAAGTAACGAGTACAAAtacgttactgtacttaagtagattttcggatatttctactttaattttactatttttttgtggcgactttttacttttactccttacattttaaaacgaatatcggtactttctactccttacattttaaaaattgtctcgttactttagttttgtacaagacgtcgtaatgtcggagaatacgCGGACACCGCCTTGACACCGCTGAGCGGGCgcgtgcgccacacagaaaaaagtgagaaaagagagagagactgctgtccgggaggataatcagttgagatggtgtgtgtgcgtccttgagaactgtaagtcgtataatttatgttgtcagttcatgtaagcctgttgttgtattggtctatagttcctgcacagttaaagtaggttagctagtgatttagttgtttgtgttcttcacctgttagctaggtttcacattgcttgtaaaacatcaaaagagagaagttgtctctgtccgtgttttaccaGACACACCTGaggggcgaagtttgaaaccagcatcagcttaacaaatacggtcctaatctagtcctcactaacaagtttccaaataatttcactggagttaccgttattatttttcacgtgatcaataccgaattcaatctaattggatgggaatgtactggcggtaacgttagcactagtagtatggacggcatacgattgaaaatgaagaaaacagagatcccagagattaggcagacaagcagcaagacattcccaatcatccctggccttatctgagagagatgtttgagataggctaggagcgtcaagtatgactcctggccaatgtgctgtgtaactctaaaagtatgggaacttcttaattaatctatgtttagtaattcatattgtatcctttatttttctttctatatttgagcacacacacatgcatgtagattcttttaaatgttaaggggacgattaaaagagaaactggTTCTGTGAtctgctactcagtcagaatcttattaagctggagtcccagtctctgtcacaataatcatatatgtgatgtttggcagacatccatttaaaatgtagacaatggcatataaagagcctggtttttatgtccactgaagtttctcatcttgcactctagtaacgtgtggtggtccaggtagctttgcataaaaagtggttgtcattgcaaggctacttttacttttatactttaagtacatttcaaagcctgtactttgttacttttacttaagtaaagaagttaactCAGTACTTCtgcttttaccagagtattttttaacacaagtatctgtacttctacttaagtacgggaagtgagtactttgcCATTCTCtggctagcagatagtgaggagatgttttttacagtgtgttcaggggacagacagctagcagatagtgaggagatgtttttacagtgtgttcaggggaaggcagctagcagatagtgaggagatgttttttacagtgtgttcaggggacagacagctagcagatagtgaggagatgttttttacagtgtgttcaggggacagacagctagcagatagtgaggagatgttttttacagtgtgttcaggggacagacagctagcagatagtttgctgtgtgtgacgaaaaatgttgtagcctaaaagacacgtcacatcacttagatcACCTTTAATGACAACAGTCATGAACATTCATAAAGACTTCTTAATATTCATGACCggtgtcatgtcatggttatgacCGGAATATCGATATGATTGTAGATATAACATGCATCACTAATTATTTTTATGGAACTAATGTGATCAGTACAAGTACAATGTAAGAAACCTACACTCATACTGAGCGTGTAGAACAATACACAGGGTTGTAAAATGACACATTTGGCTGCAACACAATGTGAAGAACAAAACCATTGACCTATATTTAGCTGATGTAGAAGCCGAGTGGGGATTTCTAGTACAACTTCATCTACTTCCAAGGTGCATGCAGAAGGGAAAAAGGCAGAGTCGAACCTCTAGCAGCActtgtactttattttattatgccTGATGACTGGTTTGTTTGTCTCCAAATATAAATGTTCTGCTTTCCTCCCCATTTGGACTTGAAATTACCTAATGTAATTGTGTGAAAGTTGTTGGAAATACATTCAAGTATGGCCTCTGCAGAGAATTGATTAAATACCCTGATATTCTCTGACTAGAACAAATGTTAACATTCTATAATtcttaaagagctcatattatgctttttggctttttctctttactttattgtgttatatatctttttttgtgcatgtaataggtttacaaagtaagtttacacagaaaacactgttcacaaagtgctccaaacagctcaaCAGCCTTTACTACCTTTACTACCATGAcgaacatgcgtcactttgtaacacacatcataatgctcacctagctgctagcatggcacgccctcattctctgcttctgactggctagtagtccttacctaggtactaggtgtggtacggttcatgaaaaaacattcaAACCGCTCGGTttcgcttgtctcggttcggagcgtgtgtgcgtcgcacggttcgtcagtccactgttaatgtgcactaaccacttACTGCTGTAGtgccactttcgacacctacagtgccttgcgaaagtattcgccccttgaacgttGCCCTTTGCCACATTTCACTCAACTAAagtataaaactgtaatttttgtggaATCAGTCAATATGGTAACAAATTATTggtatttcatttaaaaataaaagcaaaatcaGCCTTTCAgtgaaaactctctcagaagtgTGAGATTTGTGATCATCATATGGTTGAATGTGTGTAATAGTCTATAAATCACCTCTCTGTGATAGTTCGGGCTAAGCGCAGAGAGATCATGAGAAGGAACACACAGGTACTGTTGtgggaagtttaaagccggttggtACAAAAGTTTCCCAGTTTATCCAGGCTGTCAAGCGATAATATGAATGGGGAGAGACACTACAATTGACGCCCTCTACTTTCAGTTAAAGGTTAGACCCTTCACCGGATACTGTCAGTGGGTGGGATGTTAAAAATCAGTGTATCACAAATTGGTTGAGAGGAAGAAAACCATTTTTTGGTTTAGTTGCCAAAAGATGAAAAAATGTGGAGAAGGGTGGGCAGTAAAACATTTTGGAACATCAAGTTATGTTTGCgtaagcaacacagctcatcaccctacACACCatcccactgtcaaacatgtgTATTGTGCTGCTTTTTTAGCAGgggatggttaaaattgatgggaagatggtgGACCAAATACAGAATTCTGAATGTGGGTGCAGACTGTGGGCGGAGATTTgtttccaacaagacaatgatcaaaaataaagaaaatacaatgatgttacaaataaacatatagTGTTAGAATGTGTGACTCAATGGATGGGGATGTGTACAACGTTATAACCACTGCTCGTGTTTTGAGGAGGAAGGGAAAATTCGTCGATGTGCATTAGAGATAcccagcgacttacagctgtaatgcaGCAAAAGGTCTacagtattaacttaagggggctatAATTTTGCCTATTTCGTTTTGTTTGATCTAATTGTACTCATGGTGTATTGTTGTGTTCTTCAAATTATCTTTTGTTGGGTGGTGGACGAGATATTTTGGTATGTTAAAATACTTACTGGAAATGAACAGGGGGATGAGCCTGacaaacgcaacacatggcagctgattggacgaatgcgccacgtgggtcttgctgctcccgaatttcaaaacagactctaATGGTGTCTCGTtctgaatacgatctcgtaatttacgaaaatagttcaccgaaacgtgtttctgaaaaactTTTAAGCGataaataggccatacagttgctgaatttgtctgttttttttatcgacaaaggtcagtttttgATAGGCGGCGAGCCGAGCCGACTGCTCCTCAAGTGAAGTGTggcgtgctgctgctgcaggtcatgtcacatgcagaaatgtcagGTGGGAGAGATAAGGAAGGCTACCTGGAGTTGGAGGATGCTCCAGTGTTGTataagtctggtgtgtgggaacattttggatttcatgttacctatgatgacagcggaaataaatgcatatgctaattttagctatatatcatatgctgaagtatgtttctggagtgttaaagattaaaagaaaaaataacaagaaccgtacagaaccgaaaaccgtgaccctaaaaccgtgatacgaacagAACTGTGGGTTTTgcgaaccgtaccacccctactaggtactgtcaggacaaaaaaaattgttaattaATAAActatgaatatgcaaatacTGTTCATTTCAAAAGTGTAATTGGTGGAAATAAGATGTCTCCTTCACTGAAAAATCAATTCTGAGTGTATGTGCTCTGGAGTCTTCAAGTTTCCTCCTCACAATTGTGTAAGTTGCATATTGGACCACAATTGACTTCCAAACCTCACAAAATTACTGCTGGTACATGAGACTTAAGATTAGCACAGAGAACCTTTCCTCCTTTAGCAGATGGAAGAGAAAACAACCCTTAAGTGTCAAAacctaaaagaaaagaaattaaaaagtcaaaagtcaTTCAAGGACACATATGTACTTAATTAACAAAACCACTATTTTTCCTAACCTTAAACAACGTGCTACAAGCGGGAACCTGGGTGTAGGCGACCGCTATACATCTTGACCATCTCCGAATGACATGCTCTACATAAATGTAACACTTTCTAGTCTAGAAATAACTTCAAGGCAATAATTAAATTTCCTTGCAAAACATAATTGGGAAAACAAGTAAGTACTGTAGtatataaatgttttttctaGGAGACGGGGTTGTAATGTCACATTATAGTTCTTTGTGTCTATTGAAAACACAAAGATCATTTTGGTGGCATTCTTCTTAACACGTTCCAGGAGAGGTAGGCAATGTGCCACCAAAATGTCTGAGTAGTCCCTTACATGATCTCATTTGCATTTATATCCACAAACAAATTTACTAATCTTTCACGTCAAATAGATGGAACGTTCTAATGGACTACTGTTACACCACGCCCTCTGGAAACCCTAACGATGACCTCCGCTATGATCTTTTCTTTAGGTAACTCAAATTCACTCACAGATCTATGATTTTCTTCAGTTCTTACGTTTTTGTTGCTCTTCTTTCTAATAATACTTTCTGATTTTCCCTCTCTGAGCCAGTTGTGAAAAAGACCCCCAGACTGCCGTCTTTGAAAATGGGAAGAGCCAAATGGGCCGCTTTGCCTTTGAAGTATTCCGCTTCGTAAAGCACAAGAACCAGAAGATGTCCACTGTCTTCCTGCACTGTGTCACCAAACTGTGTCGAGCAGATGACTGTCCAATGCTCATGCCAGTG is a window of Perca fluviatilis chromosome 16, GENO_Pfluv_1.0, whole genome shotgun sequence DNA encoding:
- the zpld1a gene encoding zona pellucida-like domain-containing protein 1a isoform X1 encodes the protein MDTTVTPTFTAASPRERDISVYCGVQTITLKINFCPVLFSGYTDTDLALNGRHGDAHCRGFINNNTFPTVVIFSISLATLESCGNSLVVSTAQGPNAYGNLSLVQIGNISGYIDTPDPPTIISYLPGLLYKFSCSYPLEYLVNNTQLASSAAAISVKESNGTFISTLNLLLYNDSSYIQQLSIPMAGLTLKTRVFAAVKASNLDRRWNVLMDYCYTTPSGNPNDDLRYDLFFSCEKDPQTAVFENGKSQMGRFAFEVFRFVKHKNQKMSTVFLHCVTKLCRADDCPMLMPICGSRKKRDVSEGKESNAASGNAVLTAGPIITRSDETPTNNSQLAHLKAPVFQMNTVTSALISGVIILGVMSVCFFIFSLTLLKGKGTPVNTLSVLRNPAFN
- the zpld1a gene encoding zona pellucida-like domain-containing protein 1a isoform X2 gives rise to the protein MEHIFLILLVFSKVLSLGAQFNGYNCDANFHSRFPGERDISVYCGVQTITLKINFCPVLFSGYTDTDLALNGRHGDAHCRGFINNNTFPTVVIFSISLATLESCGNSLVVSTAQGPNAYGNLSLVQIGNISGYIDTPDPPTIISYLPGLLYKFSCSYPLEYLVNNTQLASSAAAISVKESNGTFISTLNLLLYNDSSYIQQLSIPMAGLTLKTRVFAAVKASNLDRRWNVLMDYCYTTPSGNPNDDLRYDLFFSCEKDPQTAVFENGKSQMGRFAFEVFRFVKHKNQKMSTVFLHCVTKLCRADDCPMLMPICGSRKKRDVSEGKESNAASGNAVLTAGPIITRSDETPTNNSQLAHLKAPVFQMNTVTSALISGVIILGVMSVCFFIFSLTLLKGKGTPVNTLSVLRNPAFN